One genomic segment of Hordeum vulgare subsp. vulgare chromosome 2H, MorexV3_pseudomolecules_assembly, whole genome shotgun sequence includes these proteins:
- the LOC123425785 gene encoding uncharacterized protein LOC123425785, with amino-acid sequence MKLFAFVRRARRTSAAATMTVEPVPVPVAPVSAAEKRRRRPSSSGSASWKPTLVAISEDAAVAAAKADAGKAKGKVKVKPAAAKAKARPSPRSLQPDYDDFRRFRAPTVLPAFAPTAFLF; translated from the exons ATGAAGCTGTTCGCGTTCGTCAGGCGCGCTCGCCGGACATCGGCAGCGGCGACGATGACAGTGGAGCCGGTTCCGGTGCCGGTGGCGCCTGTGTCCGCTGCGGAGAAGCGGCGGCGGAGGCCTTCGTCGTCGGGATCGGCGTCCTGGAAGCCGACGCTGGTCGCCATCTCCGAGGACGCTGCGGTGGCCGCCGCCAAGGCCGATGCCGGAAAGGCCAAGGGCAAGGTGAAAGTGAAGCCGGCGGCGGCCAAGGCCAAGGCGAGGCCGTCGCCTCGCTCGCTCCAGCCTGACTACGACGACTTCCG GCGCTTCAGGGCACCCACGGTGCTGCCGGCGTTCGCGCCCACGGCGTTCCTGTTCTGA